A genomic region of Prionailurus bengalensis isolate Pbe53 chromosome D1, Fcat_Pben_1.1_paternal_pri, whole genome shotgun sequence contains the following coding sequences:
- the ARFIP2 gene encoding arfaptin-2 isoform X2 has translation MTDGILGKAATMEIPIHGNGEAGQLPEDDGLEQDLQQVMVSGPNLNETSIVSGGYGGSGDGLIPTGSGRHPSHSTTPAGPGDEVARGIAGEKFDIVKKWGINTYKCTKQLLSERFGRGSRTVDLELELQIELLRETKRKYESVLQLGRALTAHLYSLLQTQHALGDAFADLSQKSPELQEEFGYNAETQKLLCKNGETLLGAVNFFVSSINTLVTKTMEDTLMTVKQYEAARLEYDAYRTDLEELSLGPRDAGTRGRLESAQATFQAHRDKYEKLRGDVAIKLKFLEENKAGVSGRSHP, from the exons ATGACGGACGGGATCCTAGGGAAGGCAGCCACAATGGAGATCCCCATCCATGGGAACGGTGAAGCGGGGCAGCTTCCTGAGGATGATGGGCTGGAGCAG GACCTCCAGCAGGTGATGGTGTCAGGACCCAACCTCAATGAAACCAGCATTGTGTCTGGTGGCTATGGGGGCTCTGGTGATGGACTCATCCCCACAG GGTCTGGCCGCCATCCATCTCACAGTACCACTCCTGCTGGCCCCGGAGATGAGGTGGCTCGGGGCATCGCCGGAGAGAAGTTTGACATCGTCAAGAAATGGGGCATCAATACATACAAG TGCACAAAGCAGCTGTTGTCAGAAAGATTCGGCCGAGGCTCCCGGACTGTGGACCTGGAGCTAGAGCTGCAGATTGAGTTGCTGCGTGAGACGAAGCGCAAGTATGAGAGTGTCCTGCAGCTGGGCCGGGCACTGACAGCCCACCTCTACAGCCTGCTGCAGACCCAGCATGCACTAGGTGACGCCTTTGCTGACCTCAGCCAGAAGTCCCCAGAGCTTCAG GAGGAATTTGGCTACAATGCAGAGACACAGAAGCTGCTGTGCAAGAATGGAGAGACGCTGCTAGGGGCTGTGAACTTCTTTGTCTCTAGCATCAATACATTGGTCACCAAGACTATGGAAGACACGCTTATGACTGTCAAACAGTATGAGGCTGCCAG GCTGGAATATGATGCCTACCGAACAGACTTAGAGGAGCTGAGCCTAGGCCCCCGGGATGCAGGGACGCGTGGTCGACTCGAGAGTGCCCAGGCCACTTTCCAGGCCCATCGGGACAAATATGAGAAGCTGCGGGGAGATGTGGCCATCAAGCTCAAGTTCCTGGAAGAAAACAAG GCTGGTGTGAGTGGTAGGAGCCATCCGTGA
- the ARFIP2 gene encoding arfaptin-2 isoform X1 — protein sequence MTDGILGKAATMEIPIHGNGEAGQLPEDDGLEQDLQQVMVSGPNLNETSIVSGGYGGSGDGLIPTGSGRHPSHSTTPAGPGDEVARGIAGEKFDIVKKWGINTYKCTKQLLSERFGRGSRTVDLELELQIELLRETKRKYESVLQLGRALTAHLYSLLQTQHALGDAFADLSQKSPELQEEFGYNAETQKLLCKNGETLLGAVNFFVSSINTLVTKTMEDTLMTVKQYEAARLEYDAYRTDLEELSLGPRDAGTRGRLESAQATFQAHRDKYEKLRGDVAIKLKFLEENKIKVMHKQLLLFHNAVSAYFAGNQKQLEQTLQQFNIKLRPPGAEKPSWLEEQ from the exons ATGACGGACGGGATCCTAGGGAAGGCAGCCACAATGGAGATCCCCATCCATGGGAACGGTGAAGCGGGGCAGCTTCCTGAGGATGATGGGCTGGAGCAG GACCTCCAGCAGGTGATGGTGTCAGGACCCAACCTCAATGAAACCAGCATTGTGTCTGGTGGCTATGGGGGCTCTGGTGATGGACTCATCCCCACAG GGTCTGGCCGCCATCCATCTCACAGTACCACTCCTGCTGGCCCCGGAGATGAGGTGGCTCGGGGCATCGCCGGAGAGAAGTTTGACATCGTCAAGAAATGGGGCATCAATACATACAAG TGCACAAAGCAGCTGTTGTCAGAAAGATTCGGCCGAGGCTCCCGGACTGTGGACCTGGAGCTAGAGCTGCAGATTGAGTTGCTGCGTGAGACGAAGCGCAAGTATGAGAGTGTCCTGCAGCTGGGCCGGGCACTGACAGCCCACCTCTACAGCCTGCTGCAGACCCAGCATGCACTAGGTGACGCCTTTGCTGACCTCAGCCAGAAGTCCCCAGAGCTTCAG GAGGAATTTGGCTACAATGCAGAGACACAGAAGCTGCTGTGCAAGAATGGAGAGACGCTGCTAGGGGCTGTGAACTTCTTTGTCTCTAGCATCAATACATTGGTCACCAAGACTATGGAAGACACGCTTATGACTGTCAAACAGTATGAGGCTGCCAG GCTGGAATATGATGCCTACCGAACAGACTTAGAGGAGCTGAGCCTAGGCCCCCGGGATGCAGGGACGCGTGGTCGACTCGAGAGTGCCCAGGCCACTTTCCAGGCCCATCGGGACAAATATGAGAAGCTGCGGGGAGATGTGGCCATCAAGCTCAAGTTCCTGGAAGAAAACAAG ATCAAGGTGATGCACAAGCAGCTGCTGCTCTTCCACAATGCCGTGTCAGCCTACTTTGCTGGGAACCAGAAACAACTGGAGCAGACCCTGCAGCAGTTCAACATCAAGCTGCGGCCTCCAGGAGCCGAGAAGCCCTCCTGGCTAGAGGAGCAGTGA
- the TIMM10B gene encoding mitochondrial import inner membrane translocase subunit Tim10 B, whose translation MEPQQPQQQQQQQQQQLRNLRDFLLVYNRMTELCFQRCVPSLHHRALDAEEEACLHSCAGKLIHSNHRLMAAYVQLMPALVQRRIADYEAASAGPGVAAEQPGTSPSGS comes from the exons ATGGAGCcgcagcagccacagcagcagcagcagcagcagcagcagcagctgagaAAC TTGCGGGACTTCCTGTTGGTCTACAATCGGATGACAGAACTCTGCTTCCAGCGCTGCGTGCCCAGCTTGCACCACCGAGCTCTGGATGCTGAGGAG GAGGCGTGTTTGCACAGCTGTGCTGGAAAGCTGATCCATTCCAACCACCGCCTCATGGCCGCTTACGTGCAACTCATGCCTGCCCTGGTACAGCGCCGCATCGCAGACTACGAGGCTGCCTCAGCTGGGCCAGGTGTTGCTGCTGAACAGCCTGGAACCTCACCATCAGGCAGCTAG